AAGTGTCCTCAAAAGTCGTTTCCGCCGCATTTTCATTGTCCAATATCAATTCGGAGTGAGGAAATCTTCCCTTGACCCTTGCCAAGTAGATCTTAATCATATCTCTTGAACGAATACTCTTCTGGATTTCCCCCGCACTCTGACTGTTCTTGGCCAATATCAACAAGCCTGATGTGATCTTGTCTAACCGATAACAAGGAAGAGCATCTACACCATGTAACTTCAGTAATTCAGTAATTGTGTTCTGGTAAAACTGACCGGTTGGATGCACTGGTATACCACTGGGTTTATCAATGACGAGGATACTctcatcttcaaaaacaatattgaATCCCGCTATTCTGCCAGGTAAATCCTCCGCTTCAACTTCCTGGCTACACCATTGTTTTACCGGCGGTTCGTGCTTATGCGTAGTTGTTTCTAAAACATCATGATTCTTGATTATGGTAGTCATGAGATGATCTGGTACCAGCGGCACACCATCTCGGATCAACCTATATGTGCCTTTCCTTATTTGGTCCAAATAATAAGCTCTTGGGCGAAGTTTAAATTCACTAACGAGAACGTCTATTAGTAACTTACCCAACCAGCGCCCCTTCACGAACGCTGATCTTCTGTTATAATAGGGCCGTACCTTTCTCAGTCCATTCTGTGTATATACCTCAATAACTTTGATAGTTGACATACTTGACAATCATCCTTTTGCCCACTGATTGTCTCGAGCAATCGTCAATAAAGTTTTCACAAGAAACATTTATTTGCCttttaatgaaagaaaaaaagtaaatttttcattaacttTTATCATTGTTATCAATCTTCTTGTATGACAGCAAgctatatatacatacatatgCAAATCTAATGTACATA
This sequence is a window from Saccharomyces cerevisiae S288C chromosome VII, complete sequence. Protein-coding genes within it:
- the PUS6 gene encoding pseudouridine synthase PUS6 (tRNA:pseudouridine synthase; catalyzes the conversion of uridine to pseudouridine at position 31 in cytoplasmic and mitochondrial tRNAs; mutation of Asp168 to Ala abolishes enzyme activity; not essential for viability), translated to MSTIKVIEVYTQNGLRKVRPYYNRRSAFVKGRWLGKLLIDVLVSEFKLRPRAYYLDQIRKGTYRLIRDGVPLVPDHLMTTIIKNHDVLETTTHKHEPPVKQWCSQEVEAEDLPGRIAGFNIVFEDESILVIDKPSGIPVHPTGQFYQNTITELLKLHGVDALPCYRLDKITSGLLILAKNSQSAGEIQKSIRSRDMIKIYLARVKGRFPHSELILDNENAAETTFEDTSKVTVEMTPIYSIDPKRQFPVGLSTSKDAITKFYPIRYFSHADETVVACKPITGRTHQIRIHLARLGHPIVNDSVYCSHITKYPERLKFITQFPRWENQQDLDAEELKVRFQKFVDETKNNCRTMETFCPECHTVDLKDPVLSDLELWLHAWKYEEINGKFKFKTDLPKWAQLDNS